The genomic window ATTAGTTCTCCTTGTGCTGGAGCTGCAGGGCGAATCTTTCAATCGGGAGTTGGACCAGTGAGCCCCAGAGTGTCACTTCCTCTtggttcctttccttttctcagcCCCAAACtctctcatttttattgttttactgtaatactaatagattttttttctgttgtcaatcttccttctttccttcctttctggaaaAGGTAGacttttaatagttattttttagttattatttagACTTTTATCACCAGGTTGAGTCATGTAGTTACAAAGTAGTTAGAAATTTCTGAAAGGgcattgttgctgttgttgttgttaaagctCATTCTTACATAAGTAATATCTAGTACTTCATCGGGACACTACTGTTCAAACCTTCGCTGCTTCGCTGCTTCTTACACATCAGGTAAAACAAAGATGCTATCCCAAAGGAGTTTCAAATCCAACAACCTTTATTTCCAAGGGAAATTACCTTTAACAACATAAAGTCAACTAGAAAATTTGTGAATGTTGTGTGaatgataacattttaaaatttaatttgccTTAAATGAAAGTGTTGTGGACAAAATTACATAATCTACCATGTTTATTCTAAAACTAAAAAAGTAACTGAAAGTCTATAAATGGCACCAAGACTCTGGGcacctttttatttccttcacaatttaaaaaaatttccactcTGATGGCATTTTATTtcactctcccctctcccccctacCCACTCTGTGGCTTTATGACTAATTCTATACGTCTGGTCTAacaaggaccctgagataatcGTGCATGTGGTGAGGAGATGACTCAATGTTGACTCTACCAGGAGCTGTGCTGCCCTGGGacagttacttaacctctgtggGCAGGTCCttaacatgcaaaagaatgctTTACGTGGAGGTGTGAAGATGCAAAGAATAGATCAAACACATAGTAAGTCCTCCATAGATATTACTTTGTTATTGTGTTCAGTGTGACTGTTATTGTACTGGAGTGATGGATGCTTAAGTTTTCAAGAACAAGGGAAACAACCTAAATTCTCAGTAAGTCATTTCTCTCATtgcttcttcccatttcttttttttaattttttcatttctcattttctgtgtTATTCATTCATGTTATTACTGTTTGCTTCCTGTATTCTGTTTACTCTCCCACATAATCACCTGTTCTCCAATCTCCATTCTTCTTCATGCAGTGGGCCATGTGTCAGTGTATGCCGAGTTCGTCCAGACACACAGACCCTCTGGGGAGTACATGTTTGGGTTTGATGGGGATGAGCAGTTCTATGTGGACCTGGATAAGAAGGAGACTGCCTGGCATCTCCCAGATTTTATTCATGCCTTCGACTTTGATGCTTGGAGAGGTATTGGTGACATTGTTGTGGCAAAGAAGAACTTGAACAACCTAATCCAACGGTCCAACCACACGAGGGCCACAAATGGTACTGCTTGCTCTTGCTTGTTTCTCTACAACCCAACTGCAGGGCTGGGGAAGTCCCTCTGCTGCATAGAGAATGGGAGACTCAGATGTCCACTCATGAATGAAACTCCCCTCATGAATGAGCAATATTCAGCCCACAAAGCTGGGTAATTAGGTCATCAAAAGaatcattttcttcttattcAAGAACAATGTTGGGCTGGGGGAAGCCAGTTAGGAACATGAGAAGCTATGACTTTGATCTGGGAGTCAGTTGGTGGGGGAGATGGACCAGGGATTGGCATGAGAGAGGTGGCCCCTAACCTGGACACTATAGGGGTTACATTGGTGGAGCTCTTTGAGATTCAGTCAAAGGCAGCAGACTTACCAGGTCCTGTCTCTTCTCAGAGCCACCTGAGGTGACCGTGTTTCCCAAGGAGCCTGTGGAGCTGGGACAACCCAACACTCTAATCTGTCATGTGGACAAGTTCTTCCCACCTGTGCTCAATGTCACATGGCTGCGCAATGGGCAGATGGTCACTGAAGGTATAGCTGAGACCATCTTCCTGCCCAGCACAGAATTTAGATTCCACAAGTTCTACTACTTAACCTTCCTTCCCACGGCTGAAGATGTCTATGACTGCAAGGTGGAGCACTGGGCCTGGACCAGCCGCTCCTTCAGCACTGGGGTATGGAGCCCTGTCCCTTTGCCAGCGCTGTCCTGACACCATCTTTATTTCCAGGATCCATCTCTCTGCATCACCTGCTTTCTTTAATCTCATGTGTCTTATTGTCACTTTATCCAAACTTCACTGGTGATCTCATAGTTTCTAACTCTTCATACTCCTCTCCTACACCTGAGCCAGCTCCTGCATTCTGTGCCTTCTAACTCTGTCTTTCCTTTGTGCCCCAGAGGCCCAGGAGCCGATCCAGGTGCCCGAGACGAAGGAGACTGTGGTCTGTGTCCTGGGTCTGGTGGCAGGCATGGCGGGCATCATCACTGGCATCATTGTCCTGAAGACCAGGCGGCCTGACAGCATCCCTGGGTACAGGGGCTCCTGTGAGTTTTCCAGAGCTGGTACCAGGAACACAGTGCAAAAGAGGAGGCAGCctagggtggggggtgggtgagaaGGAGAAACACTTCAACAGGCGTTCTTTGAGCACTTTGTTATTTCAGAATCACCAGCTAGAGGAAAACAATACAATGATAAGACCCTCGGTTGAGTTGCTTACTACTTACCAGGCCCTATTCTATATGCTTCTTAAGTATTCACTTACTTATGTCTGGAAGTTGGTACCATTATTTCCCCATCatacagagggggaagcagacatgAAGAGGGGTGAAGGAgcctgtccaaggtcacccagtttGAAAGGTACAGAGtctggatttgaactcaggcctTGGGACTCCAGAAGCTCAGTTTTATCCAATATGTAGATTATATATGTCATCTGCAGTCATTTTATCGCTCCCTGACAATCTTCATAACCTTGATTTTCTTCTGTTGTCGTAGTGACGTCTATGAAACTCCAATACTGTGTTAAACGTGTAATTATTAAAGGACATCCTACCTTTTGCATAACCTCAAAGGGAATGCATTTAATTTCTCCATAAATATATTTGCTATAGATTTTTGGTTAATAAGCTTCACCATATGGTAAAACTGATCAAATTGTTTATGCAGTTATTGAGTTGAATTCAGTTGAAATTAATACAAATGTTCTTTTCtggtttactgatttttttttatcatattatTGATTTTCTGACATTGAGACTTCAATGCATTCCTAGCTAGGTGTTTTGTGTGGTCTCAGCCTGTCCATGGTGATGTGACCAGCTAAGAATGCCTGGAGAACTCACCTGGGTCCCTACTACTTGTGGAGAGTCCCTACAGGCATTTCCCAGACAGGCCCTTGTGGTTCTTATGACCGCAGGACACTCCTCAGCGACAACCATCAGGGACCTTTGAGAAAAACaagatatattaatttattactcACAAGTCCTGGAGGATACATGGCCTGCCCTAGAGCCACAGAGTGAagttgtggggggtgggagagaccTGGGGATCTGCCATAATTGGGGTTGAGGAAGGGGTGCCTCAGATTTCACAGGGTCACgctttattggtgaatttaaaatgtaagaacTGGAGTAAAAGtgcaggaagggagaagcagggtcacGCAAGCAGTTTGTTATCTAGGTCACCTAAGACTTTCTAAAAGGGGAACTTCatgggggcagggcaagggggtGCAGCCGGGCTCTTTATTCTTTATCAGGCAATATGTGTCCTTTAGCTGGATATCTTTGAGATGGATGCCTTGGCAATCAGAAGCTTAATGTCAGGCACTGacattacaataaaataaactaaTAGTCATGCTCTTACACTGTTCTAGTACAAATCTTATTTGATGGAAATGAATCGTGCTTGTAatacattgttggattcagtGACATGGTTGACATGAATCCATAATTTCCTACTCTTGTACTATCCTTAGCTGGCTTTGAAAATAAAGGTGCATCAGCATCATAAGATGATTCGGAaagcttttgttcttttctgtgttCTAGAATGACATGTACAAGAGAGGAACGATTTGTTTTTGAAATATCCTAGCTGCCACGTTAGGACAGGGGCTGTTGGGAAGGTGCTCTTTGCTTTTCAAGCTGGTGTTTTTGATGCTATGACTCTATTTCAAGTTTCGATTACTCCCTGTAGTTTTGACCTTTTTATCTTTCTAGAAGTGTATCCATCTAATCTAAATTTTCAGATTTATTGCAATAGAGTTGATCATAAcaaactttttttcatttaaaaatgtctgtttatagTTGTTTCTCCTTTTCATTCTGAATCTCCTACATTTTCCTTAACGGTTTTGCCAGATGAGTCTATCATTTAATCaaactttgattttgtttatcttccctaCATTTTGTTCTCTAGTTCACTGAATTCTGCCCTTGcctttattatttacatttttttcttttgctgtttttctaCTTTCCCATTCTCTTAATGGAAATGATTATCACATTTGTTTTCAGGCTTCCTTTCTTAATACATTTGTTTAAAAGCTAGGCACTACTTTTTATATACAGAGTGTCACCGAGTACCAAGTGTTCCGTCATTTAGATTTTCATTCGTATCGTTATTTAATCGCATGTTTGGGGGTATATGgagttcatttgtttattctttttcatcaGTTTAGAATTCAATTGCATTATGGCCAAAGACCATATTCATGATATGATATTCATCTGAACACACTGAGGTTTTCTCTGTGGCTTAATGAATGTTGTTTTCATAGATGTGCCATGTGAGCTTGAAAGCCATGTGCATGCTGTCGGTTGTGGAAATCTCTACGTGGTTATTTGAGCCTTTTACTTGTATTGTTTAGgtcttttatatctttgtttactttctttttgcttctgcTCTTAGTTTTTGAGGATATGTTAAAATCTGCAGTttaatttgaagattttaaataaataagagtctCTCTCCACATATTTCTGTCATTTGTTGCTCTTGtattttgaggttttattttcagggaaatatatgtttattttcattgtagTTTCTTGCTCTAGTTTTTTCACTTGTCTTTAATTCTCTTTTGGCAGATGTGAGATTTGTTATGTCAGTTATCTTTGTTTATCTGCCTGAAGTGTCTTTTTCCATTATTTGGTTTTGACCTTCAGTATTCATGTATTCTGTCTGACTTTGTTAGACTATGTAGAAGGTACAATTTGAGAGGCTCTTCTTTTTAAATGGGGTTAGCTCATTCAatttattacaattattattatgttaaaaaTTTCCCATCATAttattaaagtgttttatttaatatagtttattcttgttcatttttctcatctctcaTTCCTAAAGACTAGGCCAAATTCTGTTActataaaagttgtattttctaaatatactCATAAAATGCTTTATCTTAATGCTCTTAATTACACTGATTAGAACATTGATAAATCCCTCTATCCTTCCTGCCCCACAAAAGAGATAAGAACTTTgcagtatttttcatttctccctaTTATCACTACCTAGGATTTCCTTTGTGTTAATATTAATcacatttttagttttcattcatttaaaatacatttttcttttttctttctttctttcttcctttattttttattaaagattttatttatttgtcagagagagagaaagagcaagcacatgcagacagagtggcaggcagagacagagagagaagcagactccctgccaagcaaggaatcggatgtgggactcgatcctagaacgctgggatcatgacctgggccaaagcagccgcttaaccaactgagccacccaggcgtccctacatttttcttttttaaaaagattttatttatttgtgtgagagagagagcacaagcagggggagtggcaggcaaagggagaagcaggttccctgctgggcaaggagcctgatgtgggactcagtcccaggacgctgggatcatgatccgagccaaaggcaggtgcttaactgactgagccacccaggcaagccacatttttcttactttaaaaaaaatttacctctGCTTTTTAAGATaacaataactttttaaaattatttgatctttcttattttccacatGTCTCTTAGATGTGTTTCTTCTttgggggtgtttttttttttaaagtattttaggggcaccttggtggctcagtcagttaagcgtctgccttcagctcaggtcatgatcccagggtcctgggattgagtcccacattggattcccagctccacagggagcctgcttctccctctgcttcttctcacacttgtgatctctctctctctctctctctctctctgtgtgtctcagataaacaaataaaatctctttaaaaaatttaaaaaagtattttaaaagtgtgtcaaataaatgtcttttaaaatttatttaaaaatatttttaaagtggttttttttgaATAGCAAAGCATCTAAGGTTGAAATGTTTGAAAGTATTCATGTATTAAAATGACTGTGTGTTGTGGGTATATATTTTGGGATTGaaagttctttttcttcagtTCTATGCAAGTAACATCCCATTAATTGCTGCTGTTGATAGGAGTGAtgtctatttattcttttccagctCGATCtgctcttgttcttttattagtGGAACTGCTCACTCTGCAAGTGTTGAGAATGtttttttgagaacttttttGTCTTTGAAGTTCTTACAGTTTTCTTATAATGTATTAAATGTGTGCTTTTTAAAGAGacgtgttttttaaaaattctatttgtggggcgcctgggtggctcagtgggttaaagcctctgccttcggctcaggtcatgatcccagggtcctgggatcgagccccgcattgggctctctgctcagcggggagcctgcttcctcctctctctctgcctgcctctctgcctacttgtgatctctgtctgttaaaaaaaaaaaaaaaaaaaaactctatttgTCATCAATGTACTATGTCAAACTAAGTTATTTCATCTTCTATAAAGCCTAGAAATCAATTCTTTTTTCCAGAcatttcatctccttttactatttCCCGCACT from Meles meles chromosome 5, mMelMel3.1 paternal haplotype, whole genome shotgun sequence includes these protein-coding regions:
- the LOC123941661 gene encoding LOW QUALITY PROTEIN: HLA class II histocompatibility antigen, DP alpha 1 chain-like (The sequence of the model RefSeq protein was modified relative to this genomic sequence to represent the inferred CDS: inserted 1 base in 1 codon), coding for MFGFDGDEQFYVDLDKKETAWHLPDFIHAFDFDAWRGIGDIVVAKKNLNNLIQRSNHTRATNEPPEVTVFPKEPVELGQPNTLICHVDKFFPPVLNVTWLRNGQMVTEGIAETIFLPSTEFRFHKFYYLTFLPTAEDVYDCKVEHWXLDQPLLQHWEAQEPIQVPETKETVVCVLGLVAGMAGIITGIIVLKTRRPDSIPG